The sequence GTTGCAGTGAAACAACATATGAAGATGATTCATTATCATTTATCATCTAAAATTCCACTTTAATTTTAGATGAGAATATAACTATGTTACACTTTCTACCAGAGACCTAGTTTTAACAACTATTTGGGTTTTGTAGTCTTAGGAGGGAATTTGTTCTCTTCTTTTTCATCAAAAGCTGGATGTACTACCATGGACCATGCAGATAATGTTCCACCCACATACAGGGAGAAAAAGAGAACGTATTTTTCGATACTCAACAAGAATTTAGACGAACTAATGAACAGAAACTCTTTTACAAAAGAACATGAAAACGCATTAAACTCTTTTATTAACTTTTCTGCAATCCAATCTAACTTCTCCTTCCTCTGCAGTAACGATATTACCCAATTTGATCATAGCCTTGGCAAACTTATTTCTAAATAGTTGTGAATCATTCGCATACTTTTCTGCTAGTTTGGATGAAAGGCCAGTGAAAGCTAAACCTTGATCCAATTGCAGTAACGATTTTCGCTGTATAACACTAGTATAAAATGAGTTATCCAACACAAAATTCGTGTTACTCGAAGGATTCATGAACACAGTATTGTCTTGGCTTAAGTTAAAGACTTGATTTCCCTGTGGTCTTGGACATTTCTCTCTCAGCTGGATTAGTAGTTGAGGGTCTAAATCTGGATCGGCTTCACCCTCCTTCCCTTGGAAGTCATACAACCGGTTTATAAAGAAGACGCAGTGACAGAATCCAATAGAATGTGCACCTAGCAAAGTAGTGAGATCATCCAAATCAAGGCCAACATTCCGCAAAGCCATTAATGTTGCTTGAACGGAGAAAGATGGTCCTGGTAATCGAACATCAACCATTCTTGAAATGATTCCATCTCTTCGTCCGGTTGGTAACTTGTACTTAATTCCTCCGGATAATGCAACACTGTCTCGAGTTGCCAGTGCTAATAT is a genomic window of Papaver somniferum cultivar HN1 unplaced genomic scaffold, ASM357369v1 unplaced-scaffold_137, whole genome shotgun sequence containing:
- the LOC113334452 gene encoding peroxidase 57-like — translated: MATICISSSLILTIILSVFAIIIPVTFSLQVRFYQESCPRAESVTKRIVKKNFLKDPSIPGGLIRLHFHDCFTRGCDGSVLIDSDSRNVAEKDAPPNLSLRGFEVIDEIKQELEKQCPGLVSCADILALATRDSVALSGGIKYKLPTGRRDGIISRMVDVRLPGPSFSVQATLMALRNVGLDLDDLTTLLGAHSIGFCHCVFFINRLYDFQGKEGEADPDLDPQLLIQLREKCPRPQGNQVFNLSQDNTVFMNPSSNTNFVLDNSFYTSVIQRKSLLQLDQGLAFTGLSSKLAEKYANDSQLFRNKFAKAMIKLGNIVTAEEGEVRLDCRKVNKRV